A single genomic interval of Mycolicibacterium sp. MU0053 harbors:
- a CDS encoding phytoene desaturase family protein, translating to MTTTEQTFDAIVIGAGAGGLFTAARLAHQGFRTLVIEQLDKVGGRASTDDIDGFKVNNGAIVIEVGGITQQTCEEVGAPFDIREPQPPILYRIAGKDVDVTGGGWGFLLGKLTRQGAKLVKGIGAARNDSGLPEDELSTAEWVAKYTKNEGVHGIFRNMCASVFAVGSEDLPARVFLTYFTRKSAFKRFGFHPEGTIGLWKGLAGAVERHGGQIWLSTPVTKILTEGGTATGVVVERDGQQVTLTAPVVVSDVGPAATVGLLGADNVPADYRELVEQGTRPTSMISVNFASRERLVEVPGMLSFAKSRRLAYVANFTDICPEMAPQGWNLYVGTAVPKPSVGDFDEAAETELLLQDLRDNIDDFDTRARVLNIAVTRDGWPPQRAVAGFDLPHDTPITGLWNVGDGVKEYANGGTTACAETAKLVVDKIVASHRPAVLN from the coding sequence ATGACGACCACCGAGCAGACCTTCGACGCGATCGTGATCGGGGCCGGGGCGGGCGGGTTGTTCACCGCGGCGCGGCTGGCGCACCAGGGTTTTCGCACGCTGGTGATCGAGCAGCTCGACAAGGTCGGCGGACGGGCCTCCACCGATGACATCGACGGCTTCAAGGTGAACAACGGGGCCATTGTCATCGAGGTCGGCGGGATCACCCAGCAGACCTGTGAGGAGGTCGGTGCCCCGTTCGATATCCGCGAGCCCCAGCCGCCGATCCTGTACCGCATCGCGGGCAAGGATGTTGACGTCACCGGCGGCGGGTGGGGGTTCCTGCTGGGCAAACTGACGCGGCAGGGCGCCAAGCTGGTCAAGGGGATCGGCGCGGCACGTAACGACTCCGGCCTGCCCGAGGACGAGCTCTCCACGGCCGAGTGGGTGGCGAAGTACACGAAAAATGAAGGCGTGCACGGGATCTTCCGCAACATGTGCGCCTCGGTCTTCGCTGTCGGCTCTGAAGACCTGCCCGCACGGGTGTTCTTGACCTACTTCACCCGCAAGAGCGCGTTCAAGCGGTTCGGCTTCCACCCCGAGGGCACCATCGGCCTGTGGAAGGGGCTGGCCGGCGCGGTGGAACGCCATGGCGGACAGATCTGGCTGTCGACTCCCGTGACGAAGATTCTCACCGAGGGTGGGACCGCTACCGGCGTAGTGGTCGAGCGCGACGGACAGCAGGTCACACTCACCGCCCCGGTGGTGGTCAGCGATGTCGGCCCGGCCGCCACGGTCGGGCTGCTCGGTGCGGACAACGTGCCGGCGGACTATCGGGAACTGGTTGAGCAGGGGACCCGGCCCACCTCGATGATCTCGGTGAACTTCGCCAGCCGCGAGCGCCTGGTCGAGGTTCCGGGCATGCTGAGTTTCGCCAAATCCCGCCGGCTGGCCTATGTCGCCAACTTCACCGACATCTGCCCGGAGATGGCTCCGCAGGGCTGGAATCTGTATGTCGGTACCGCAGTGCCCAAACCGTCGGTGGGTGATTTCGATGAGGCCGCCGAGACCGAGCTGCTGCTCCAGGATCTCCGTGACAACATCGACGACTTCGATACTCGCGCCCGAGTGCTCAACATCGCGGTCACCCGGGACGGTTGGCCGCCGCAGCGGGCGGTCGCGGGCTTCGACCTGCCGCATGACACCCCGATCACGGGTCTGTGGAACGTCGGGGACGGTGTCAAGGAGTACGCCAACGGCGGCACCACCGCCTGCGCGGAGACCGCCAAGCTGGTCGTCGACAAGATCGTGGCCAGCCATCGGCCCGCCGTGTTGAACTGA